A stretch of Mastomys coucha isolate ucsf_1 unplaced genomic scaffold, UCSF_Mcou_1 pScaffold3, whole genome shotgun sequence DNA encodes these proteins:
- the Tfam gene encoding transcription factor A, mitochondrial, whose protein sequence is MALFRGVWGVLRALGRTGVEMCAGCGGRIPSPISLICIPKCFASLGNYPKKPMTSYLRFSTEQLPKFKAKHPDAKLSELARKIAALWRELPEAEKKAYEEDFKAEWKVYKEALGKYKEQLTPSQLMGFENEARQKRLKKKAQIKRRELILLGKPKRPRSAYNIYVSESFQEAKDESAKEKLKIVNQAWKNLSSEEKQSYIQLAKDDKIRYDNEMKSWEEQMAEVGRSDLIRRTVKRSGDLSEN, encoded by the exons ATGGCGCTATTCCGGGGAGTGTGGGGCGTGCTGAGAGCACTGGGGCGCACAGGGGTCGAGATGTGCGCGGGCTGCGGGGGCCGCATACCTTCGCCTATCAG CCTTATCTGTATTCCGAAGTGTTTTGCCAGCTTGGGTAATTATCCAAAGAAACCTATGACTTCATACCTTCGATTTTCTACAGAACAGCTACCCAAATTTAAAGCTAAACACCCAG ATGCAAAACTTTCAGAACTGGCTAGAAAAATTGCAGCCCTGTGGAGGGAGCTACCGGAAGCAGAGAAAAAG GCTTATGAAGAGGATTTTAAAGCTGAGTGGAAGGTATATAAAGAAGCTTTGGGCAAGTATAAAGAACAACTAACTCCAAGTCAACTGATGGGTTTTGAGAACGAAGCCCGGCAGAAacgtttaaaaaagaaagcacaaataaAGAGAAGA GAATTAATTTtgcttggaaaaccaaaaaggcCTCGGTCAGCATATAACATTTATGTATCTGAAAGCTTCCAGGAAGCGAAGGATGAGTCGGCTAAG GAAAAATTGAAGATTGTAAATCAGGCTTGGAAAAATCTGTCTTCCGAGGAAAAGCAG TCATATATTCAGCTTGCTAAAGATGATAAGATTCGTTACGACAATGAAATGAAGTCTTGGGAAGAGCAAATGGCTGAAGTTGGACGAAGTGATCTCATCCGTCGCACTGTGAAACGATCAGGAGACCTCTCTGAGAATTAA